Proteins encoded within one genomic window of Longimicrobiaceae bacterium:
- a CDS encoding Uma2 family endonuclease, translated as MTTTYTPTPVSPEEYLVRERAAKYKSEYVAGEVRAMAGASRAHVLISANLVRELGSQLRGRPCETYGTDIRVRVSRTRDYVYPDVTVVCGEPQMEDEHFDTLLNPTLIVEVLSPSTAGYDRGQKWEMYRRIPSLQDYLLVSQGEPRVERYTRQAEGLWLFGETSGQDEVLHLDSIGCTLALRDVYERVL; from the coding sequence ATGACCACCACCTACACGCCGACCCCCGTCTCGCCGGAGGAATACCTCGTCCGGGAGCGTGCCGCCAAGTACAAGAGCGAGTACGTGGCGGGCGAGGTGCGCGCGATGGCCGGTGCGAGCCGGGCGCACGTCCTGATCTCCGCCAACCTGGTGCGCGAGCTGGGCAGCCAGCTTCGTGGCCGCCCGTGCGAGACGTACGGCACGGACATCCGGGTGAGGGTCTCCCGGACGCGGGACTACGTCTACCCGGACGTCACGGTAGTGTGCGGGGAGCCGCAGATGGAGGACGAGCACTTCGACACGCTGCTCAACCCCACGCTGATCGTGGAGGTGCTCTCGCCCTCCACGGCCGGCTACGACCGCGGCCAGAAGTGGGAGATGTACCGCCGCATCCCATCGCTGCAGGACTACCTCCTGGTGAGCCAGGGCGAGCCGCGCGTCGAGCGCTACACCCGCCAGGCGGAAGGGCTGTGGCTGTTCGGCGAGACGAGCGGACAGGACGAAGTTCTGCATCTCGATTCCATCGGCTGCACGCTCGCCCTGCGGGACGTGTACGAGCGGGTGCTCTGA
- the lipA gene encoding lipoyl synthase has translation MSESSVQDGSSAYGYAPEGKDTGVVKSKGKPTLHLADGQEGIPIRARKPEWLKVKAPGGPNYLRLQKLMREQRLHTVCEEAHCPNIGECWESGTATFIILGDVCTRACKYCAVAHGLPTELDWDEPRRVTDSVETMGLEHVVVTSVNRDELADGGAAIYAETIRQIRARVPGCSIEVLIPDFRGREDAIRTVVEARPEILAHNIDTVERLMRALRPGGKYWRSISLLGAVKRMNPDQLTKSAIILGMGETEEEIYTSMKDLREAAVDILTLGQYLRPSQHHVPLDRWVTPEEFRRWKEIGERELGFRHVEAGPLVRSSYHAKEQAREVEAGGPGAITEILEADPDPDVRIDADEAAARAALAGTAPVQPKQLVQLGSL, from the coding sequence ATGAGCGAAAGCTCCGTGCAGGACGGGTCCTCCGCCTACGGGTACGCGCCCGAGGGGAAGGACACCGGTGTGGTGAAGAGCAAGGGGAAGCCGACCCTCCATCTCGCCGACGGGCAGGAGGGGATTCCCATCCGCGCCCGCAAGCCCGAGTGGCTCAAGGTGAAGGCGCCGGGGGGTCCCAACTACCTCCGACTCCAGAAGCTGATGCGCGAGCAGCGCCTCCACACCGTGTGCGAGGAGGCCCACTGCCCCAACATCGGCGAGTGCTGGGAGAGCGGCACCGCCACCTTCATCATCCTGGGAGACGTGTGCACCCGCGCCTGCAAGTACTGCGCGGTCGCCCACGGGCTCCCCACCGAGCTGGACTGGGACGAGCCCCGCCGCGTCACCGACAGCGTCGAGACGATGGGGCTGGAGCACGTGGTCGTCACCTCCGTGAACCGCGACGAGCTGGCCGACGGCGGCGCCGCGATCTACGCCGAGACCATCCGCCAGATCCGCGCGCGGGTCCCTGGCTGCTCCATCGAGGTGCTGATCCCGGACTTCCGCGGCCGCGAGGACGCCATCCGCACGGTGGTGGAGGCGCGCCCGGAGATCCTGGCCCACAACATCGACACGGTGGAGCGGCTGATGCGCGCCCTCCGCCCCGGCGGCAAGTACTGGCGCTCCATCTCGCTGCTGGGCGCCGTGAAGCGGATGAACCCGGACCAGCTCACCAAGAGCGCCATCATCCTGGGGATGGGGGAGACGGAGGAGGAGATCTACACCTCCATGAAGGACCTCCGCGAGGCCGCGGTGGACATCCTCACGCTGGGGCAGTACCTGCGCCCGTCGCAGCACCACGTCCCGCTGGACCGCTGGGTGACCCCGGAGGAGTTCCGCCGCTGGAAGGAGATCGGCGAGCGGGAGCTGGGCTTCCGCCACGTGGAGGCCGGCCCGCTGGTGCGCTCCTCGTACCACGCCAAGGAGCAGGCGCGCGAGGTGGAGGCCGGCGGCCCCGGCGCCATCACCGAGATCCTGGAGGCTGACCCGGACCCGGACGTGCGCATCGACGCCGACGAGGCCGCCGCGCGCGCCGCGCTGGCGGGGACGGCGCCCGTGCAGCCGAAGCAGCTGGTGCAGCTCGGCAGCCTGTAG